Sequence from the Rhizobium tumorigenes genome:
GTTGCGGAGGGCGGGAAAGCTGGACATCGTTGCCCTCGGCGATGAATACGAGATCGACAACGAGCGGGTCGAGCGCGGTGCAGAGGTCACCTACGATGGCAAGACACTCGCCTTCGGCGCCTTCATCGACGCGACGGGGCAGCATCCGCTGTCGGTACGGGACATTCCATTTCCAACCCTCCTGAAGCAGGGCGTCATTCGCAAGGCAGCCACAAGTGCCGCGTCGTCGATCATCTTGCCGGGCGATCATCAGGCCGTCGTGCGGACGGGCGGTATCGACCTCGATGATGCATTCAGGCCGAGATTCGAGAGCCCGGTATCAAACAAGCTCTATTGCGCCGCAATTTCGTTTCTGCTGCACAAGCTCCCCTTCGTCCAGGGCATTACCAGCGCAAACGATATCGGCGGCGTGGTGTCTGCGGCGATACTGGCCGACAGCATGCCGGCTGGCGCCATCGCTAGCACGCCGGAGCTGCTGGCTGCCAGTTGAGGAAGCGCTTCTAATCTTTAGGAGTCGAGACGCAGCTTCAGTTGCTGCCCCGGCTTTTCAAGATAATGTTCGAGCGAGCGACCGAATTGCAGGCGGGAGTAGGTTTCCTTCCGCTGTCGTTCGGCATGCTCGCGCGCAGCTCTTGATTTGGCGACAATTTCGAGAGTCTTCTGAATGACGAGGTTGGCACTGTCCATCTGCACGTCTCCATTTGTTCTCTTTATGTTCTCATTTTTCGCGAGGTATGTCAATGCATGCCGAAGCAGGCGTTTTTAAAAGCCGTACGTGCGGCTGGAAGGCGTCAGGCCGACTGCTGCGCCAGGAAAGATTTTGCCGTTTCGATCGCCGGGCGGCAGTTCGGCACGGCGTCCGACAGGATGCGATCGGGTGCCGTGCCGAGCACCCAGATGTCGAATGCCATGGATACGAGCGGCAAAGGATTGGTGGTGGCATGATCGGTTATCACCTGACCGGCGCTTGTCGTGCATGCCCTGACATTGGCAACGACCTCGTAGGGCACGTTGGCCTTGGATAGGCGGCTGGTAATCTCCGTTTGAAACGGGTCGAGGATGAGGAGTTGCACGAAATAAAAGACGAGGGCGCTGAGCATTCTGGTTTCCAGTTGGCCGTGACGTGCGATCCGACATCGCACAAGCAGCCAAAGCTTGCACCAGAGGGGCCCGGATCAGGGTAGTTCCTATGTAGGAAGCCTGCGGCGATCCGCAACATGGTGGGCAAGCGTTCCAATGCCTTCCGTTTTCATCCTCCGCTCACGGGTATAAAGGACAGTGGCGCGCGTCCCAAGAATGCCTTCGTTCAGGTAGATGTCAGGAAAGTCGCACACTGTTTTCTGCTGCATTGCCAGGGTGCAGCCGGCGCTGTGCCGCCCGCCCGGGCATGCCATTTTGGAGACCTTCTTTGAACGATCGTAACACCGAAAACGCGCGGCCCTTCGGTCGGCCCGCGCTGGGAAGCGTGGCGCTTTGCTTCCTGACGACGCTCTATCTGCTGGTCGTCACAAACTGGACGTTCTGGCAAAAGGCCCATGGCTACCTGACCGGAAATGCACTCGCCTTTACCGCGTTCGTCATCGGCATCTCCGCGCTTTTCATGGCCGTCGTCACATTGTTCTCGGCGAAATATGTCACGAAGCCGATCCTGATCTTCTTCGTGCTGGTATCGTCCGCCTGCTCCTGGTTCAACGACCAGTTCGGCGTCGTCATCGACAAGGACATGATCCGCAATGCGGCCGTTTCGACCGGCGCCGAGGCCGGGCACCTCATCACTTTCCGATTTGCCGTTCATTTGCTGCTGACAGCATTGCTGCCGTCTCTGCTGATAATCTGGGTGCGTATCCGCCACCGGACGATCCTGCCGAAGCTGGCGCAGAACACGGCGATCATCCTCGGCTGCCTTGCGATTTTTGCCGGCGCCGGGATCAGCTATTACAAGGTATTTGCCGGCGTCGGGCGCGCCCACCGCGATATCCTGGCTACCCTTAACCCGTTCATGCCGATCAACAATGCCGTCAGCTATGTGGTGTCGGCACAGCAGGATGCGCATGTCGTTGCCGAACCCTTGGGGAAGGACGCCCACCGGGTCAATATCGATCCCTCCGGCAAGCCACGTGTGACGATCATCGTTGCCGGCGAAACGGCGCGCGCCTCGGATTTCTCGCTCGGCGGATATAACCGCGATACCAATCCCGAGATGAAGAAGCAGGACGTCGTCTATTTCCCCAACACGACCAGCTGCGGCACGGCGACGGCGACGTCAATTCCCTGCATGTACTCGATCTACCCGCGCGCCGACTACACCCATCGCAAGGGGCTGCAGACCCAGAATCTTCTGGATGTCCTCAGTCATGCCAAGGTGGATGTCTCCTGGCTCGACAACGACACCGGCAGCTACAACGTCACCGACAGGGTGGCCTACGAATACCTGCCGAATTCCAAGGATCCGCGCTTCTGCAAGGATGGTGAATGCCTGGATGCGATCCTTCTCGACAAGGTCGATGCCTGGCTCGACCACGTCAGAGGTGACAGCGTGCTGGTTCTCCACCAGCTCGGCAGCCACGGACCGGCCTATTTCCAGCGCTATCCCGAAGAGTTCCGACGCTTCACACCTGATTGCCGCGCCAACGATTTTGGCGCCTGTACGCCTGTGGAGATCACTAACGCCTACGACAATACGATCCTCTATACGGACCATGTCGTTTCGGTCGTCATCGACAAGATCAAGCAGCGCGCTGCAAAGCTGGATGGTGCCGTCGTCTATGTCTCCGATCACGGAGAGTCACTCGGCGAAAATGGTATCTACCTGCACGGCACGCCCTACTTCATCGCGCCGACGCAACAGACGCATGTGCCGTTCCTGGCCTGGGTATCCGACGACCTATCGAAATCCGCCGGCTTCGATATGAAATGCCTCGGGCAGCACGCCGAAGGGCAGTATTCGCACGATAATTTTTTCCACTCGATCCTCGGCCTTATGGATGTGTCCACCACGGTCTACAATGCGAAGATGGATGTTTTTGCCCAATGCCGCCGGCCCGCCGGAGCGCTCGCCAGCGCTGGATGAGAGCTCAGTGGCAGGCAAGCAGATATAGAAACGCCCACCGGAAAGTGGGCGTTTCTGTCTTTTTAGGGGATGGCTCAGGCCTTGAAGAAGGCCAGCAGGTCGG
This genomic interval carries:
- a CDS encoding phosphoethanolamine transferase, whose product is MPFWRPSLNDRNTENARPFGRPALGSVALCFLTTLYLLVVTNWTFWQKAHGYLTGNALAFTAFVIGISALFMAVVTLFSAKYVTKPILIFFVLVSSACSWFNDQFGVVIDKDMIRNAAVSTGAEAGHLITFRFAVHLLLTALLPSLLIIWVRIRHRTILPKLAQNTAIILGCLAIFAGAGISYYKVFAGVGRAHRDILATLNPFMPINNAVSYVVSAQQDAHVVAEPLGKDAHRVNIDPSGKPRVTIIVAGETARASDFSLGGYNRDTNPEMKKQDVVYFPNTTSCGTATATSIPCMYSIYPRADYTHRKGLQTQNLLDVLSHAKVDVSWLDNDTGSYNVTDRVAYEYLPNSKDPRFCKDGECLDAILLDKVDAWLDHVRGDSVLVLHQLGSHGPAYFQRYPEEFRRFTPDCRANDFGACTPVEITNAYDNTILYTDHVVSVVIDKIKQRAAKLDGAVVYVSDHGESLGENGIYLHGTPYFIAPTQQTHVPFLAWVSDDLSKSAGFDMKCLGQHAEGQYSHDNFFHSILGLMDVSTTVYNAKMDVFAQCRRPAGALASAG